The Fontisubflavum oceani genomic interval CGCCCCCAACTTTAGGAAACCACCAAACCCGCCCGAGGCACGACCCCATGGCAGACGGCCCGCCCCCGCCCCGCCGACCGAGGAACATCGGTTTCCCTGCGACAATTGCGGCGCCGACTTCCGCTTTGACCCGGAAGCCGGGCGGCTTGTCTGCGACCATTGCGGCAATGAGCAAGAGATCGAGGGGCCGGGCGGCCCCTGGGACAATGGCGCGATCCGCGAGTTGGATTTCCGCGACGCGATAGAGAACCAGCTTCCGGCGCAGGAGATGGAGGAAACCCGGGTTCTGCAATGCCCCAATTGCGGTGCGCAGGTCGAGTTCAGCGCCGATATCCACGCCAAAGAATGCCCGTTTTGCGCGACACCCGTCGTCACCGATACCGGGACGCATCGGCATATCAAGCCCAAAGGTGTCATCCCGTTCAAACTGGACGAAGAGGCCGCGCGCGATGCCATGACCACATGGCTGGGCAAGCTCTGGTTCGCGCCAAATGGGCTTAAGGAATATGCCCGTAAGGGCCGCAAACTCGACGGTATCTACAGCCCCTATTGGACCTTCGATGCCGATACGAACACACGTTATTCTGGCCGACGCGGCACCTATTATTATGTCTCGGTGCCCGATGGCAAAGGCGGCACCAGGCGCGAACGGCGTGTCCGTTGGCGCCCGGTTTCGGGCCGCGTCAGCCGGTTTTTCGACGATGTGCTGGTCCTTGCCTCGCGCAGCTTGCCGAAACGCTACACCGACCGTTTGGCCCCTTGGAACCTCTCCGAGCTTGACGCTTATGCCCCTGAATTCCTGGCCGGGTTTCGGGCCGAGGGGTACACGGTCGACCTGCAAGAGGGCAAAGACGAAGCCAAAGAGATCATGGAGCAGACGATCCGCCAGGATATCCGCCGCGATATTGGCGGCGATCTGCAACAGATCACTCAGATGCACGCGCAGCTGAGCCGCGTCACTTTCAAACACATCCTCCTGCCGGTTTGGCTTGCTGCCTACAAATACCGCGAGAAAAGCTATCGCTTCGTGGTCAATGGACAGACCGGCAAGGTGCAGGGCGAGCGCCCCTATTCCGCTTGGAAAATCGCCTTTGCCGTGCTGATCGCCCTGATCCTCATCGCGGGCGGCGCGTATCTTTATAGCGTCTATGGCGAAGGGGGCAGCGGGCAGCTTTTGCCCGCTGGCGGTCTCAGTCTCGAGACCAAATAAGCGGTGGCGCCTTAGCCGCGCTTGATCGTGACTTTTTGCGTGCCCTCATCAGGGACCGGCGCGATCTTCTGCACTGTAATGGTCAGAACACCATCCTTAAGATCGGCCGAAACGCCGCCGGAATCCGCATCGGGCGGCAGGCGAAAGCTCCGCGAAAACGCCCCGTATTCCCGTTCGCTGAAATACCAGGTCTCGCCCTTCTCTTCGCGCTGCGATTTCTTCTCGCCCTTCACGGTGATGACGCCATCAGCGACAGAGAGGTCTATGTCACTGTCATCGACCCCTGGCAGTTCCATGACGATCTTGTAGGCATCGCCATTGGTCGCGGCCTCCGATGCGGGCGCAAACCAATCCGCTACTCGCGCGCCCATTGTGCGAAAAGGATCATAAAGTGAGGGCCAAAAACCTGTGGTGTGAGATTTCTCGACCATGATCGCCTCCTCAGTTCGGTCAAACTCTCTGTACGCGAAAGTCATAGGCGTTCTGTCTCGCCCCCTCATTGACGTGCGTCAAATCAGGCTGGCCCGGACGGTCACTTGCCGTTAGGCAATACGGCAGAGCTTTGAAGGAGCCCTGCGATGATCCTGTGTTGTGGCGAAGCGCTGATCGACATGTTGCCGCGCAAAACCGAGGAGGGGGAGGCGAGCTTCGCCCCTTACCCTGGCGGCGCGGTGTTCAATACCGCCGTGGCGCTGGCGCGGTTAGGCGTGGGAACCGGGCTTTTTACCGGGCTATCTCGCGATCTTTTTGGCGCGCGGCTGGAGGCCGTCTTGCAACTCAACGGCGTGGAAAGCGGGCTTGCCGCCCGATCGGATCGGCCCACAACTCTTGCCTTCGTCACGCTGACCGACGGCCAAGCCGAATACGCGTTTTACGATGAGAACACCGCCGGGCGGATGCTCAGCACCAGCGATTTGCCCGATGATCTGAGCGGCATCGACGCGCTGTTTTTCGGCGGGATCAGCCTTGCGATGGAACCTTGCGCCGAGGCGTATGAGGCGCTTTGCTTGCGGGACCCGAACGGCCGGCTGATCATGATCGACCCCAATATCCGCCCCGATTTCATCGCCGATGCTGATCGCTATCGCGCGCGCCTGGCGCGGATGATCGCGGTGGCGGATATCGTGAAGCTGTCCGACGAAGATCTGCATTGGCTGGAAGGCGCGGGTGAGATCAGCGATCTGGCGCAAGGCCTGTTGGCCAAAGGCCCGAAACTGGTGCTGATCACCGAAGGCAGAGCCGGGGTCACGGCCCATTCGGCCAAGGGCCATGTCCATGTGCCCGCTGAGCTGGTCGAAGTTGTTGATACGGTCGGCGCGGGTGACACGTTTAATGCGGGGTTCCTTGCGGGTCTGTCCGATGCGAGCTGCCTGACGAAGTCGGCGCTGGCGATTGGATTGGATGATGCGGTTCTGACCGCCGCCCTCACCCTCGGCGTGAAAGCCGCCGCTGTCACGGTGTCGCGCGCGGGGGCGAACCCACCGATGCGGGCGGACCTGTCATGAGGGCGCTGATCCAACGCGTCGCCGAGGCCAATGTCAAAGTCGATGATGACATGATCGGTCAGACCGGTCCTGGCTTGCTGATCCTGGTCTGCGCGATGCAGGGCGATGGCGAGACCGAGGCCGAAACCCTCGCGTCGAAAATCTCCAAACTCCGGATTTTCAAGGACGACGCGGGCAAAATGAACCGCAGCCTGATCGACACCGGCGGCAGTGCGCTTGTGGTCAGCCAGTTCACGCTGGCCGCCGACACCTCACGCGGCAACCGCCCCGGTTTCTCAAGCGCGGCTCCGCCCGCGGACGGCGAGCGGCTTTATCTGCATTTCGCCGCGGCCTTGCGGGGGCTGGGCCTCACCGTCGAAACCGGCGCATTCGGGGCCGATATGGCCGTGAGCCTCGTCAATGACGGGCCGGTCACGATTTGGCTCGACACGGGGCAATCTGCCTAATTATTGGGCGAAACTGGCGGAATCCCTTGGAAAAACAGGGCAAAAGCCCGCCAGTGATGCAAATAGTTGCAGTCCGGGATTCAGCCGATAGGCTGTATATCCATGACGGAAGGGCCTGTTTTCTTCGATGAAATGAGCGGCGGCGCAGACGCCGCACGTGCGCCTTACCAGCCATATGAAGCCTGGTTTCAAAACGAAGACCTACGTGAGCTACGCAAGAAATCCATCGAGGCCGAACGGTTTTTCCGCCGCACCGGCATCACCTTCAATGTCTATGGCCAGGACGAGGCCGATGAGCGCCTGATCCCCTTCGATATCGTGCCCCGGATCATCTCGGGCCGCGAATGGGCGCGTCTGACCAAGGGCATCGAGCAACGTGTCCGTGCGATTAATGCTTTCCTCTATGACATCTATCACCGGCAGGAGATCTTGCGCGCGGGCCGTGTGCCGAAAGAACTGATCGCGCGCAACGATGCTTTCCTGCCGCAGATGATCGGTGTCGCGCCGCCCGGCAACATCTACACCCATATCGTTGGGGTCGATCTGGTGCGCACGGGCGAGGATGAGTTCTATGTCCTCGAAGACAACGCCCGCACACCCTCCGGCGTTTCCTACATGCTGGAGAACCGCGAGACGATGCTACAGATGTTCCCGGAACTGTTCAGCCGGATCAAAGTCCGCGAGGTGCAGGACTATCCGGTGCAGTTGCGCCGGTCATTGGCCGCCTGCGCGCCACCAGCCGCCGCGGGTGGCTGTACCGTCGCCGTTCTGACCCCCGGTATCCACAACTCAGCCTATTTCGAACATGCGTTTTTGGCCGACCATATGGGTGTGGAGCTGGTCGAAGGCAGCGATCTGCGTGTCATCGATGGGCGGATCGCGATGCGCACAACCCAGGGCTATAAACCCATCGATGTGCTTTATCGCCGGGTCGATGATGATTTCCTCGACCCGTTGAATTTCAACCCGGAGTCGATGCTGGGCGTGCCCGGCATCATGGATGTCTATCGCGCGGGTGGGATCACGATTGCCAATGCGCCCGGCACCGGGATTGCCGATGACAAAGCGATCTACAGCTATATGCCTGATATCGTGGAGTTCTATACCGGTGAGAAGGCGATCTTGCAGAACGTGCCGACGCATCGCTGCTCGGAACCTGACGCGCTCGCCTATGTGCTCGACCATCTCAGCGAGTTGGTCGTGAAAGAGGTCCATGGCTCGGGTGGCTATGGCATGTTGGTGGGTCCCGCCGCCTCGAAGAAGGAACTCGCGGCGTTCCGCACCAAGCTCGAAGCAAAACCGGGCAACTATATCGCGCAGCCCACGCTTGCGCTCTCCACTGTGCCCATCCTGACACAGAAGGGCCTCGCGCCCCGGCATGTGGATCTGCGGCCCTTCGTTCTGGTTGCCCCGGATCGGATCAATATCACGCCCGGCGGGCTGACGCGGGTGGCGCTCAAGAAGGGCTCTTTGGTGGTGAACTCGTCGCAAGGCGGCGGCACCAAAGACACCTGGGTCTTGGAGGAATAGGCCGATGCTGGGCAAAACCGCAGGGGGCCTGTTTTGGATGTTCCGCTATCTGGAGCGTTCGGAAAACACCGCGCGGTTGCTTGAGGCCGGATTTCGTATCGCGCTCACCCGCCCGGACGGGGCCGATGATGAATGGGCCAGCATATTGCAAACCGCCGGGGTGACGGATCTCTATGCCAGCCGTCATGACGGGATCGATGCGGCGCGGGTGATCGATTTTCTGCTGCGCGACACCGCCAACCCCTCCTCGGTTCTC includes:
- the dtd gene encoding D-aminoacyl-tRNA deacylase, which gives rise to MRALIQRVAEANVKVDDDMIGQTGPGLLILVCAMQGDGETEAETLASKISKLRIFKDDAGKMNRSLIDTGGSALVVSQFTLAADTSRGNRPGFSSAAPPADGERLYLHFAAALRGLGLTVETGAFGADMAVSLVNDGPVTIWLDTGQSA
- a CDS encoding circularly permuted type 2 ATP-grasp protein, with the protein product MTEGPVFFDEMSGGADAARAPYQPYEAWFQNEDLRELRKKSIEAERFFRRTGITFNVYGQDEADERLIPFDIVPRIISGREWARLTKGIEQRVRAINAFLYDIYHRQEILRAGRVPKELIARNDAFLPQMIGVAPPGNIYTHIVGVDLVRTGEDEFYVLEDNARTPSGVSYMLENRETMLQMFPELFSRIKVREVQDYPVQLRRSLAACAPPAAAGGCTVAVLTPGIHNSAYFEHAFLADHMGVELVEGSDLRVIDGRIAMRTTQGYKPIDVLYRRVDDDFLDPLNFNPESMLGVPGIMDVYRAGGITIANAPGTGIADDKAIYSYMPDIVEFYTGEKAILQNVPTHRCSEPDALAYVLDHLSELVVKEVHGSGGYGMLVGPAASKKELAAFRTKLEAKPGNYIAQPTLALSTVPILTQKGLAPRHVDLRPFVLVAPDRINITPGGLTRVALKKGSLVVNSSQGGGTKDTWVLEE
- a CDS encoding carbohydrate kinase family protein, with translation MILCCGEALIDMLPRKTEEGEASFAPYPGGAVFNTAVALARLGVGTGLFTGLSRDLFGARLEAVLQLNGVESGLAARSDRPTTLAFVTLTDGQAEYAFYDENTAGRMLSTSDLPDDLSGIDALFFGGISLAMEPCAEAYEALCLRDPNGRLIMIDPNIRPDFIADADRYRARLARMIAVADIVKLSDEDLHWLEGAGEISDLAQGLLAKGPKLVLITEGRAGVTAHSAKGHVHVPAELVEVVDTVGAGDTFNAGFLAGLSDASCLTKSALAIGLDDAVLTAALTLGVKAAAVTVSRAGANPPMRADLS
- a CDS encoding TFIIB-type zinc finger domain-containing protein, translated to MDPGGPQSAPNFRKPPNPPEARPHGRRPAPAPPTEEHRFPCDNCGADFRFDPEAGRLVCDHCGNEQEIEGPGGPWDNGAIRELDFRDAIENQLPAQEMEETRVLQCPNCGAQVEFSADIHAKECPFCATPVVTDTGTHRHIKPKGVIPFKLDEEAARDAMTTWLGKLWFAPNGLKEYARKGRKLDGIYSPYWTFDADTNTRYSGRRGTYYYVSVPDGKGGTRRERRVRWRPVSGRVSRFFDDVLVLASRSLPKRYTDRLAPWNLSELDAYAPEFLAGFRAEGYTVDLQEGKDEAKEIMEQTIRQDIRRDIGGDLQQITQMHAQLSRVTFKHILLPVWLAAYKYREKSYRFVVNGQTGKVQGERPYSAWKIAFAVLIALILIAGGAYLYSVYGEGGSGQLLPAGGLSLETK
- a CDS encoding Hsp20/alpha crystallin family protein, encoding MVEKSHTTGFWPSLYDPFRTMGARVADWFAPASEAATNGDAYKIVMELPGVDDSDIDLSVADGVITVKGEKKSQREEKGETWYFSEREYGAFSRSFRLPPDADSGGVSADLKDGVLTITVQKIAPVPDEGTQKVTIKRG